TTTTGCATAGCGTACGTTTTTGCCATCAACTTGCTTATGTCCAACACGTGTAGGTTCACCCGTCTTTGGATCTAATGGCATAACATTTGATACATGGATAGGTGCCTCTTGGCTGTTAATCCCGCCTTGGGGATTAGCTTGTGAAGGTTTAGAATGCTTCTTCACAATATTCACACCTTCCACAAGAACTCTACTTTTCTTTGGCAATGCAGCAAGGATAACTCCTTGTTTACCTTTATCCTTACCTGAAATCACAAGTACTTTATCACCTTTTTTTACATGCATCTTATCTGCACCTCCTTGATAAGGCATTTCAATTTTCAAATTAAAGAACTTCAGGAGCTAATGATACAATTTTCATGAAGTTGCTATCACGTAATTCACGAGCTACCGGGCCGAAAATACGAGTACCACGTGGACTTTTGTCGTCACGGATAATCACGCATGCATTTTC
This sequence is a window from Cytobacillus sp. IB215665. Protein-coding genes within it:
- the rplX gene encoding 50S ribosomal protein L24; the encoded protein is MHVKKGDKVLVISGKDKGKQGVILAALPKKSRVLVEGVNIVKKHSKPSQANPQGGINSQEAPIHVSNVMPLDPKTGEPTRVGHKQVDGKNVRYAKKSGELLDK